Proteins found in one Neurospora crassa OR74A linkage group II, whole genome shotgun sequence genomic segment:
- a CDS encoding dDENN domain-containing protein, variant 1 yields MDNSSTPLADYFWIAGIENITYDDDRQEESLGASLDTVEDTIIEDGEGETEGEDELGDASGISSPRAGGHPRHSRQNSGNRLSALSKLSYNPSLSSDNDIEGNTRSNRSSATIRPLPLPNLGNGTGNGNSNNASSGNATNANNTNGAGANGVNGTNGNNKTSPAASPNPNQIPMFDALGQIPIQDGFLSDLDFDKALLKFAAERENFLDDLTFSAGAKLQSRPPMVNPRTEKLRVDDDQSGRKSPLKSIRGSIRRKISFRDMSSARKQPMTPRAASIRTTKRLSNYNSVIPPPEPLNADPDMHPLKRRFEPVLLDRYPSRDATVDELSRRGRFPDYVPMFAFPNDIQIVSSDDRPRSTWHGFTMTSDDNSKIYGICIIVWTALDAETADKVEKRCEQWRQRHMSNEERELAASLGIRLAAERAHLSQLLSELPSIPSGSAARESLDEQISSVEEKISLMTEMLRPLRHGAASKIDGLTAGETGLWVPRAYGILGRDPSKMTFWKEWLRAVTVPMTDGAILRVPPSSPKIGRWQPLERYVVNLCTEAFSPLSSLTQVELGVRELRLYARKEAANELPGSRNIDIYALFRCLSLENIVLLFEYAMSESRIIFLSSHTGMLHLACHALANLLYPLKWASIFIPVLPARLISALEAPCPYIVGIERRYENIQLPDDDYVLVDLDKDIIDATAQAVPLPRQHRRKLMSLLQIAAPHKLRYGVATGPPPYAIEAFPYDAFSAENEALFNPSAKASTLGKWVTQNSSTFAEPDPPNSMRTPLFNAFSQARPDSGHGRPTTSKSGKGSPPSSVSPVSMHFPPAPTTPVSRSDSGFAVATTLREKRSGHFDEKSRRSSSFGMDKNGPPHPPLHRPSLPFLIGHAQNLSISSISIDSQSSFGAYAPSTYAQSTIAASTIMPNMMVQPVKNTENTVWVEGHCFNWTPSEQDSICTICDDRSEGNGLYKCSGCNCLAHNHCLGFASLVCPAAFHPDRVRAAFVRCMASLLYTYRKHLGRPTKEQKANGQHYAFDMDGFIRSLPYDQQDYATMLRDTQAFNEFVHERERIPPSDPAIRLFDEVILAKKARGRPVFSQGLSRLSTIRASHGVSAFGPSSASAARQNKNPGYLNDTTDHIWRTASVPVPSSTKFNDGDNYRSIVTRVPARLDPTLMKEPRAIQGVPRPEQGRVRGLIRKQVASMLGPPTPDFRVP; encoded by the exons ATGGATAACTCGTCTACGCCCCTCGCCGACTACTTCTGGATCGCCGGCATAGAGAACATCACCTATGATGACGACAGACAGGAAGAGAGCCTCGGCGCCTCGCTGGACACGGTAGAAGACACCATTAtcgaagatggagagggagaaaccGAAGGAGAGGATGAGCTAGGTGACGCGTCGGGCATTTCCTCTCCACGCGCCGGCGGCCATCCCCGCCATTCGCGCCAGAACTCGGGGAACCGCCTGTCGGCACTCTCCAAGCTCTCTTATAACCCGTCGCTGTCAAGTGATAATGACATCGAAGGTAACACCAGAAGTAACAGAAGCAGCGCGACTATCcgacccctccccctccccaacttGGGAAACGGTACCGGCAACGGCAACTCCAACAACGCCTCCAGCGGAAACGCCACAAATGCCAACAACACTAACGGTGCTGGTGCTAATGGTGTCAATGGCACCAATGGAAACAACAAAACTTCGCCCGCCGCGTCTCCGAATCCTAACCAGATACCCATGTTCGATGCCCTCGGCCAGATCCCGATCCAAGACGGCTTTCTCTCCGACCTCGACTTCGACAAGGCCCTCCTCAAGTTCGCCGCTGAGAGGGAAAACTTCCTTGACGATCTTACCTTCAGCGCTGGCGCTAAGCTCCAGTCGAGGCCACCCATGGTGAACCCTAGAACCGAGAAACTGAGAGTGGACGACGACCAGAGCGGCCGAAAGAGTCCCCTTAAGAGCATCCGTGGAAGCATCCGCCGCAAAATTAGTTTTAGGGACATGAGCAGTGCAAGGAAGCAGCCCATGACTCCCAGAGCAG CCTCCATCCGGACAACAAAGCGCCTGAGCAACTACAACTCGGTCATTCCGCCCCCGGAACCCCTGAACGCAGATCCCGACATGCACCCGCTCAAGAGGCGGTTCGAGCCGGTCTTACTGGACAGGTACCCTTCGCGCGATGCCACCGTGGACGAATTGTCCAGGAGAGGCCGATTCCCGGACTACGTGCCCATGTTTGCCTTCCCCAACGACATCCAGATCGTTTCGTCGGACGATCGCCCCCGCTCGACATGGCACGGCTTTACCATGACCTCGGATGACAACTCCAAGATTTATGGAATCTGTATAATCGTTTGGACCGCGCTGGACGCCGAGACAGCGGACAAGGTCGAAAAGAGATGCGAACAATGGCGGCAGAGGCATATGAGCAATGAGGAACGCGAGTTGGCCGCAAGTTTGGGCATTCGTTTGGCAGCGGAGCGTGCTCATTTGTCGCAGTTGCTGTCAGAGCTGCCGTCGATTCCTTCGGGATCTGCTGCTAGGGAGTCGCTGGATGAGCAGATCAGCTCGGTCGAGGAGAAAATCAGCTTGATGACGGAGATGCTGAGGCCGCTCAGGCACGGAGCGGCGTCCAAGATTGACGGCCTCACGGCTGGCGAAACCGGCCTTTGGGTGCCGAGGGCTTACGGAATCCTTGGCAGGGATCCATCCAAAATGACATTTTGGAAAGAATGGCTCCGGGCTGTCACCGTACCCATGACGGACGGTGCCATCTTGAGGGTTCCTCCAAGCTCTCCCAAGATCGGGCGGTGGCAGCCTCTGGAGCGATATGTTGTTAACCTGTGCACCGAGGCATTTAGCCCCCTCAGCTCGCTCACCCAAGTTGAGCTGGGCGTACGCGAATTGCGGCTTTATGCCCGCAAGGAGGCTGCCAATGAATTGCCAGGATCGCGCAACATCGACATCTATGCCCTGTTCAGATGCTTGTCGCTGGAGAACATTGTGCTCTTGTTCGAGTATGCTATGTCCGAATCTCGAATCATCTTCCTATCCTCCCACACAGGCATGTTGCACCTTGCCTGTCACGCCTTGGCGAATCTGCTGTACCCCCTGAAATGGGCCAGCATCTTTATTCCTGTGTTACCCGCCCGGCTGATCTCAGCCCTCGAGGCCCCGTGCCCCTACATTGTCGGCATTGAGCGGCGGTACGAGAATATCCAACTACCCGACGACGACTATGTGCTTGTGGATCTTGACAAAGACATCATCGATGCCACGGCACAGGCCGTCCCGCTCCCGCGCCAACACAGGCGGAAGCTCATGTCTCTGCTGCAAATCGCAGCTCCTCACAAGCTGAGGTACGGTGTGGCAACCGGCCCGCCGCCTTATGCGATCGAGGCTTTCCCCTATGATGCGTTCTCCGCAGAAAATGAGGCGCTTTTCAACCCGTCAGCAAAGGCGAGCACTCTGGGCAAATGGGTGACACAGAACTCATCCACGTTTGCCGAACCAGATCCGCCAAACAGTATGCGCACTCCCCTGTTCAACGCGTTCTCGCAGGCGAGACCAGACTCCGGGCATGGCCGTCCCACAACCTCAAAGTCAGGAAAAGGGAGCCCACCCTCGTCTGTATCGCCTGTCTCGATGCACTTCCCCCCCGCGCCCACCACACCCGTGTCGCGCAGTGACTCTGGTTTCGCTGTTGCGACAACCTTGAGAGAAAAGCGCTCGGGACACTTCGATGAAAAGTCCAGACGTAGTTCGTCTTTTGGGATGGATAAGAATGGACCACCTCACCCACCACTTCACAGGCCCAGTCTGCCTTTCTTGATCGGGCACGCTCAGAACCTCTCGATATCGTCCATCTCGATTGATTCGCAATCCTCCTTTGGCGCGTATGCCCCCTCAACTTACGCCCAGTCAACTATTGCTGCGTCTACCATCATGCCCAACATGATGGTCCAGCCTGTCAAGAACACGGAAAACACAGTCTGGGTTGAGGGTCACTGCTTCAACTGGACTCCTAGCGAACAAGACTCCATCTGCACTATTTGCGATGATCGGTCGGAGGGCAACGGCCTCTACAAGTGCAGTGGCTGCAACTGTCTTGCCCATAACCATTGTCTTGGGTTTGCCTCGTTGGTTTGCCCGGCAGCTTTCCATCCGGATCGCGTTAGGGCCGCATTTGTCCGTTGTATGGCAAGCTTGCTTTACACTTATAGAAAGCACCTCGGACGACCTACCAAGGAACAGAAGGCTAATGGTCAGCATTATGCCTTTGATATGGATGGGTTCATCAGGAGTCTGCCCTACGATCAACAGGATTATGCGACTATGCTGAGGGATACTCAAG CGTTCAACGAATTTGTTCACGAACGCGAGAGAATACCCCCGTCCGACCCCGCCATTCGACTATTTGATGAAGTCATCCTGGCCAAGAAGGCCCGCGGTCGCCCCGTCTTTTCCCAAGGGTTGTCCCGTCTCTCCACTATCCGCGCCTCCCACGGCGTCTCCGCTTTTGGGCCGAGCAGCGCGAGTGCAGCGAGACAGAATAAGAATCCGGGGTACCTGAACGACACGACGGACCATATCTGGCGGACCGCCTCGGTACCGGTGCCCTCGTCGACCAAGTTCAACGACGGAGACAACTACAGATCCATCGTCACGCGTGTGCCGGCCAGACTGGATCCCACTCTGATGAAGGAACCAAGGGCAATACAAGGGGTTCCCAGACCTGAACAGGGCCGGGTAAGAGGGCTAATCAGGAAGCAAGTGGCCAGCATGCTTGGACCGCCCACTCCGGATTTCAGGGTTCCATAG
- a CDS encoding oligonucleotide transporter: MAQRSRTAGTTADPRDPLLPPPSPAPGPAAPPSTSSEPTDTNTDLPLTPSSSSPSSSSSSSSSPSSPSSSDSSLHPHSPPRPLIEGKSFTARGVLVGLGVGLIICFSNMYFGLQTGWVSIMSMPASLMGFGVFRLLTQRLKFPFSPVENVLVQTVAGSMAIMPLGCGFVGVIPAMQFLLRDDEGGGPGLDLGLGKLVVWGLGLCYFGVVFGVPLRKQVIIREQLKFPSGFSTAVLISVLHGKTRQRASESERHEDPATFASLAAQEESGSAVVPGLDDDNNGNHHNLEGEEGGEAPAEPHSASWKRNLNLLLVCFLVSGIFTLSTYFIPALRSIPVFGSYLATTWLWTLNPSLAYVGQGIIMGPATTLHMLLGAVIGWGILSPLAKNRGWAPGDVDDWEKGSKGWIVWVSLAIMLADSVVSLGWLAGRSLVRVQGVRKAVGWVLVQGRGIVQKVKETLGWADKTRSPVARSGYRAINTNDAARGGLTRPRLGRRLSDISEASNSEDDEDAYTHLNSGLRQRHSSRLNRIQEDLGEEKEEEFDDAPPDQQVGDKTVAVGLVLSIIFCIGCIHLVFGNLVPLYATVTAVFMALVLSIMGVRALGETDLNPVSGISKLAQLFFAFIIPQSNKNSVLINLVAGAVSEAGALQAGDLMQDLKTGHLLGAAPKAQFYGQVIGATVGAIVSAFIYKLYTVVYTIPGPLFQVPTGYVWIFTARLVTGEGLPPMAKEWAIGSAALFAVTTAARIILVDKVGADKGKRWQALIPGGIAVAVGMYNVPSFTIARTIGGLLGWWWKGVMGWQDTPLIVLASGFILGEGFLSIVNLIMQSAGVPHL; this comes from the exons ATGGCGCAACGGTCGCGCACGGCGGGGACGACGGCGGACCCTCGCGACCCGCTACTGCCGCCTCCGTCCCCCGCTCCAGGTCCGGCCGCACCaccatccacctcctccgaGCCCACAGACACCAATACCGATCTCCCCCTcacgccatcctcctcctctccctcttcttcttcttcttcttcttcttctccttcttctccttcttcgtcaGACTCTTCCCTCCACCCACACTCCCCACCCCGCCCCCTCATCGAAGGCAAATCCTTCACTGCCCGGGGCGTCCTCGTCGGCCTGGGCGTCGGCCTCATCATCTGTTTCTCCAACATGTACTTTGGCTTACAGACGGGATGGGTCAGCATCATGAGCATGCCGGCCTCTTTGATGGGGTTTGGCGTTTTTCGCCTTTTGACGCAACGCCTCAAGTTCCCGTTTAGTCCGGTGGAAAACGTGCTGGTGCAGACGGTGGCCGGGTCGATGGCCATCATGCCGCTGGGCTGCGGGTTTGTCGGGGTGATACCGGCGATGCAGTTCTTGCTGAGGGACGACGAAGGCGGGGGGCCAGGACTGGATCTGGGATTGGGGAAACTGGTGGTTTGGGGGTTGGGATTGTGCTACTTTGGCGTGGTGTTTGGGGTCCCCCTCAGGAAGCAGGTGATTATTCGCGAGCAACTCAAGTTCCCTAGTGGCTTTAGTACGGCCGTGTTGATATCGGTGTTGCATGGCAAGACGAGGCAGAGGGCGAGCGAGAGCGAGAGGCATGAGGATCCGGCGACTTTTGCGAGTCTGGCGGCACAGGAGGAGTCGGGCAGTGCTGTTGTCCCGGGGTTGgatgacgacaacaacggcaaccaccacaacttggagggagaggaggggggagaagCTCCGGCGGAACCTCACTCGGCTTCTTGGAAACGGAATCTCAACCTTTTGCTGGTCTGCTTCCTTGTCTCGGGCATCTTTACTTTGTCGACGTACTTCATCCCGGCGCTCAGGTCGATTCCCGTCTTCGGCAGTTACCTCGCCACGACGTGGTTGTGGACGCTGAATCCCAGCTTGGCATATGTCGGACAGGGCATCATCATGGGTCCCGCCACGACGCTGCACATGCTTTTGGGGGCGGTGATCGGATGGGGCATACTCTCGCCGCTGGCGAAGAATCGGGGCTGGGCGCCGGGCGATGTGGATGACTGGGAGAAGGGGAGTAAAGGGTGGATTGTGTGGGTGAGCTTGGCCATCATGCTGGCTGATTCCGTCGTCAGTTTGggatggctggctgggcgGTCGCTGGTGAGAGTTCAGGGTGTGAGGAAAGCGGTTGGATGGGTACTGGTCCAGGGACGGGGCATTGTTCAAAAAGTGAAGGAAACTTTGGGCTGGGCCGATAAGACGAGGAGCCCAGTGGCGAGATCAGGTTATAGGgccatcaacaccaatgATGCGGCGAGGGGAGGATTGACAAGACCAAGACTGGGGAGACGACTCTCCGATATCAGCGAGGCTTCGAACTccgaagatgatgaggatgcgTACACCCACCTCAACAGCGGGTTGAGACAACGACACTCTTCAAGGTTGAACCGCATTCAGGAGGATCTcggagaggaaaaggaggaggaattcGACGACGCTCCGCCTGACCAGCAAGTCGGCGACAAGACCGTCGCCGTTGGGCTGGTGCTTTCAATCATCTTCTGCATCGGCTGCATCCACTTAGTGTTTGGCAACCTCGTCCCTCTCTACGCTACTGTCACGGCCGTGTTCATGGCTCTGGTGTTGAGCATCATGGGCGTCCGCGCGTTGGGCGAGACTGATTTAAACCCGGTGTCAGGCATCAGCAAGTTGGCACAGCTATTCTTTGCCTTCATCATCCCCCAGTCCAACAAGAACAGCGTGTTGATCAATCTAGTTGCTGGAGCTGTGTCTGAAGCT GGCGCCCTCCAAGCCGGGGACCTAATGCAAGACCTCAAAACGGGCCACCTCCTCGGCGCCGCTCCCAAGGCCCAATTCTACGGACAAGTGATCGGCGCCACCGTTGGTGCCATCGTCAGCGCCTTCATCTACAAGCTCTACACGGTCGTTTACACTATCCCGGGTCCCCTCTTCCAGGTTCCTACGGGATATGTGTGGATCTTCACCGCTCGTTTAGTCACTGGCGAAGGGTTACCACCCATGGCTAAGGAATGGGCTATCGGCTCTGCTGCGCTGTTTGCTGTCACCACTGCTGCGAGAATCATTCTTGTTGACAAGGTTGGTGCTGATAAAGGAAAGAGGTGGCAGGCATTGATCCCAGGCGGGATTGCGGTGGCGGTGGGTATGTATAATGTGCCCAGTTTTACGATTGCTAGGACGATTGGGGGGTtgcttgggtggtggtggaagggggTGATGGGGTGGCAGGATACGCCTTTGATTGTTTTGGCTTCG GGCTTCATTCTCGGTGAAGGTTTCCTGAGTATCGTGAACTTGATCATGCAGAGTGCTGGTGTTCCTCATCTTTGA
- a CDS encoding dDENN domain-containing protein: MDNSSTPLADYFWIAGIENITYDDDRQEESLGASLDTVEDTIIEDGEGETEGEDELGDASGISSPRAGGHPRHSRQNSGNRLSALSKLSYNPSLSSDNDIEGNTRSNRSSATIRPLPLPNLGNGTGNGNSNNASSGNATNANNTNGAGANGVNGTNGNNKTSPAASPNPNQIPMFDALGQIPIQDGFLSDLDFDKALLKFAAERENFLDDLTFSAGAKLQSRPPMVNPRTEKLRVDDDQSGRKSPLKSIRGSIRRKISFRDMSSARKQPMTPRAGTKPTESTPRVIPNPYRAYTHPPLPPASIRTTKRLSNYNSVIPPPEPLNADPDMHPLKRRFEPVLLDRYPSRDATVDELSRRGRFPDYVPMFAFPNDIQIVSSDDRPRSTWHGFTMTSDDNSKIYGICIIVWTALDAETADKVEKRCEQWRQRHMSNEERELAASLGIRLAAERAHLSQLLSELPSIPSGSAARESLDEQISSVEEKISLMTEMLRPLRHGAASKIDGLTAGETGLWVPRAYGILGRDPSKMTFWKEWLRAVTVPMTDGAILRVPPSSPKIGRWQPLERYVVNLCTEAFSPLSSLTQVELGVRELRLYARKEAANELPGSRNIDIYALFRCLSLENIVLLFEYAMSESRIIFLSSHTGMLHLACHALANLLYPLKWASIFIPVLPARLISALEAPCPYIVGIERRYENIQLPDDDYVLVDLDKDIIDATAQAVPLPRQHRRKLMSLLQIAAPHKLRYGVATGPPPYAIEAFPYDAFSAENEALFNPSAKASTLGKWVTQNSSTFAEPDPPNSMRTPLFNAFSQARPDSGHGRPTTSKSGKGSPPSSVSPVSMHFPPAPTTPVSRSDSGFAVATTLREKRSGHFDEKSRRSSSFGMDKNGPPHPPLHRPSLPFLIGHAQNLSISSISIDSQSSFGAYAPSTYAQSTIAASTIMPNMMVQPVKNTENTVWVEGHCFNWTPSEQDSICTICDDRSEGNGLYKCSGCNCLAHNHCLGFASLVCPAAFHPDRVRAAFVRCMASLLYTYRKHLGRPTKEQKANGQHYAFDMDGFIRSLPYDQQDYATMLRDTQAFNEFVHERERIPPSDPAIRLFDEVILAKKARGRPVFSQGLSRLSTIRASHGVSAFGPSSASAARQNKNPGYLNDTTDHIWRTASVPVPSSTKFNDGDNYRSIVTRVPARLDPTLMKEPRAIQGVPRPEQGRVRGLIRKQVASMLGPPTPDFRVP; encoded by the exons ATGGATAACTCGTCTACGCCCCTCGCCGACTACTTCTGGATCGCCGGCATAGAGAACATCACCTATGATGACGACAGACAGGAAGAGAGCCTCGGCGCCTCGCTGGACACGGTAGAAGACACCATTAtcgaagatggagagggagaaaccGAAGGAGAGGATGAGCTAGGTGACGCGTCGGGCATTTCCTCTCCACGCGCCGGCGGCCATCCCCGCCATTCGCGCCAGAACTCGGGGAACCGCCTGTCGGCACTCTCCAAGCTCTCTTATAACCCGTCGCTGTCAAGTGATAATGACATCGAAGGTAACACCAGAAGTAACAGAAGCAGCGCGACTATCcgacccctccccctccccaacttGGGAAACGGTACCGGCAACGGCAACTCCAACAACGCCTCCAGCGGAAACGCCACAAATGCCAACAACACTAACGGTGCTGGTGCTAATGGTGTCAATGGCACCAATGGAAACAACAAAACTTCGCCCGCCGCGTCTCCGAATCCTAACCAGATACCCATGTTCGATGCCCTCGGCCAGATCCCGATCCAAGACGGCTTTCTCTCCGACCTCGACTTCGACAAGGCCCTCCTCAAGTTCGCCGCTGAGAGGGAAAACTTCCTTGACGATCTTACCTTCAGCGCTGGCGCTAAGCTCCAGTCGAGGCCACCCATGGTGAACCCTAGAACCGAGAAACTGAGAGTGGACGACGACCAGAGCGGCCGAAAGAGTCCCCTTAAGAGCATCCGTGGAAGCATCCGCCGCAAAATTAGTTTTAGGGACATGAGCAGTGCAAGGAAGCAGCCCATGACTCCCAGAGCAGGTACTAAGCCCACCGAATCAACCCCCCGTGTGATCCCCAACCCGTATCGGGCCTATACTCACCCACCCTTGCCCCCAGCCTCCATCCGGACAACAAAGCGCCTGAGCAACTACAACTCGGTCATTCCGCCCCCGGAACCCCTGAACGCAGATCCCGACATGCACCCGCTCAAGAGGCGGTTCGAGCCGGTCTTACTGGACAGGTACCCTTCGCGCGATGCCACCGTGGACGAATTGTCCAGGAGAGGCCGATTCCCGGACTACGTGCCCATGTTTGCCTTCCCCAACGACATCCAGATCGTTTCGTCGGACGATCGCCCCCGCTCGACATGGCACGGCTTTACCATGACCTCGGATGACAACTCCAAGATTTATGGAATCTGTATAATCGTTTGGACCGCGCTGGACGCCGAGACAGCGGACAAGGTCGAAAAGAGATGCGAACAATGGCGGCAGAGGCATATGAGCAATGAGGAACGCGAGTTGGCCGCAAGTTTGGGCATTCGTTTGGCAGCGGAGCGTGCTCATTTGTCGCAGTTGCTGTCAGAGCTGCCGTCGATTCCTTCGGGATCTGCTGCTAGGGAGTCGCTGGATGAGCAGATCAGCTCGGTCGAGGAGAAAATCAGCTTGATGACGGAGATGCTGAGGCCGCTCAGGCACGGAGCGGCGTCCAAGATTGACGGCCTCACGGCTGGCGAAACCGGCCTTTGGGTGCCGAGGGCTTACGGAATCCTTGGCAGGGATCCATCCAAAATGACATTTTGGAAAGAATGGCTCCGGGCTGTCACCGTACCCATGACGGACGGTGCCATCTTGAGGGTTCCTCCAAGCTCTCCCAAGATCGGGCGGTGGCAGCCTCTGGAGCGATATGTTGTTAACCTGTGCACCGAGGCATTTAGCCCCCTCAGCTCGCTCACCCAAGTTGAGCTGGGCGTACGCGAATTGCGGCTTTATGCCCGCAAGGAGGCTGCCAATGAATTGCCAGGATCGCGCAACATCGACATCTATGCCCTGTTCAGATGCTTGTCGCTGGAGAACATTGTGCTCTTGTTCGAGTATGCTATGTCCGAATCTCGAATCATCTTCCTATCCTCCCACACAGGCATGTTGCACCTTGCCTGTCACGCCTTGGCGAATCTGCTGTACCCCCTGAAATGGGCCAGCATCTTTATTCCTGTGTTACCCGCCCGGCTGATCTCAGCCCTCGAGGCCCCGTGCCCCTACATTGTCGGCATTGAGCGGCGGTACGAGAATATCCAACTACCCGACGACGACTATGTGCTTGTGGATCTTGACAAAGACATCATCGATGCCACGGCACAGGCCGTCCCGCTCCCGCGCCAACACAGGCGGAAGCTCATGTCTCTGCTGCAAATCGCAGCTCCTCACAAGCTGAGGTACGGTGTGGCAACCGGCCCGCCGCCTTATGCGATCGAGGCTTTCCCCTATGATGCGTTCTCCGCAGAAAATGAGGCGCTTTTCAACCCGTCAGCAAAGGCGAGCACTCTGGGCAAATGGGTGACACAGAACTCATCCACGTTTGCCGAACCAGATCCGCCAAACAGTATGCGCACTCCCCTGTTCAACGCGTTCTCGCAGGCGAGACCAGACTCCGGGCATGGCCGTCCCACAACCTCAAAGTCAGGAAAAGGGAGCCCACCCTCGTCTGTATCGCCTGTCTCGATGCACTTCCCCCCCGCGCCCACCACACCCGTGTCGCGCAGTGACTCTGGTTTCGCTGTTGCGACAACCTTGAGAGAAAAGCGCTCGGGACACTTCGATGAAAAGTCCAGACGTAGTTCGTCTTTTGGGATGGATAAGAATGGACCACCTCACCCACCACTTCACAGGCCCAGTCTGCCTTTCTTGATCGGGCACGCTCAGAACCTCTCGATATCGTCCATCTCGATTGATTCGCAATCCTCCTTTGGCGCGTATGCCCCCTCAACTTACGCCCAGTCAACTATTGCTGCGTCTACCATCATGCCCAACATGATGGTCCAGCCTGTCAAGAACACGGAAAACACAGTCTGGGTTGAGGGTCACTGCTTCAACTGGACTCCTAGCGAACAAGACTCCATCTGCACTATTTGCGATGATCGGTCGGAGGGCAACGGCCTCTACAAGTGCAGTGGCTGCAACTGTCTTGCCCATAACCATTGTCTTGGGTTTGCCTCGTTGGTTTGCCCGGCAGCTTTCCATCCGGATCGCGTTAGGGCCGCATTTGTCCGTTGTATGGCAAGCTTGCTTTACACTTATAGAAAGCACCTCGGACGACCTACCAAGGAACAGAAGGCTAATGGTCAGCATTATGCCTTTGATATGGATGGGTTCATCAGGAGTCTGCCCTACGATCAACAGGATTATGCGACTATGCTGAGGGATACTCAAG CGTTCAACGAATTTGTTCACGAACGCGAGAGAATACCCCCGTCCGACCCCGCCATTCGACTATTTGATGAAGTCATCCTGGCCAAGAAGGCCCGCGGTCGCCCCGTCTTTTCCCAAGGGTTGTCCCGTCTCTCCACTATCCGCGCCTCCCACGGCGTCTCCGCTTTTGGGCCGAGCAGCGCGAGTGCAGCGAGACAGAATAAGAATCCGGGGTACCTGAACGACACGACGGACCATATCTGGCGGACCGCCTCGGTACCGGTGCCCTCGTCGACCAAGTTCAACGACGGAGACAACTACAGATCCATCGTCACGCGTGTGCCGGCCAGACTGGATCCCACTCTGATGAAGGAACCAAGGGCAATACAAGGGGTTCCCAGACCTGAACAGGGCCGGGTAAGAGGGCTAATCAGGAAGCAAGTGGCCAGCATGCTTGGACCGCCCACTCCGGATTTCAGGGTTCCATAG